The Streptomyces sp. NBC_00286 nucleotide sequence TTCCTGGCGACGCGGCTGGTCAGTACGAGCATTCACCGGCTCATGTACGAGTACCTGACCAACTACGACCCGAAGGACAACCACGCGATTCCGGGCCTGGCCACCAAGTGGGAGCCGTCCGCCGACAAGCTCACCTGGACATACACGATCCGTGACAACTCCAAGTGGTCGGACGGCAAGCAGGCCACCGCCGAGGACGCGGCGTGGACGTTCAACAAGATGATGACCGACGACGGCGCGGCCACCGCGAACGGCAGCTTCGTCGCGAACTTCCGCGAGGTCACCGCTCCGAGCCCCACCAAGCTCGTGATCGAACTGAAGAAGCCGCAGGCCACGATGGCCGCGCTGGACGTGCCGATCGTGCCGAAGCATGTGTGGGAGAACGTCGGTGACTTCTCGAAGTTCAACAACGACAGGACGTACCCCATCGTCGGCAACGGGCCGTTCGTCGTCACCGACTACGCCGCCGACAGCTACGTACGGCTGAAGGCCAACACGTCCTTCTGGCGTGGGGCTCCGAAGTTCGACGAGCTGGTCTTCCGTTACTACAAGGACCAGGACGCCGCCGTCGCCGCCCTGCGCAAGGGCGAGGTCTCCTTCGTCGCGGGCGCGCCCGCCCTGACGCCGGCGCAGGCCGCGTCCCTCGATGGCGAGGAGAACATCAAGGTCAACGACGCGCCCGGCCGCCGTTTCTACGCGCTCGCGACCAATCCGGGGGCGCGGGCCAAGAACGGCGAGAAGTTCGGCGACGGACACGAGTCGCTGCTCGATCAGAAGGTCCGGCAGGCGCTGTTCATGGCCGTGGACCGCAAGACCATCATCGACAAGGTCTTCCAGGGCTACGCAGTCGAGGGCGAGGGCTATGTCCCGCCGCGCTTCTCGACGTACCACTGGAAGCCGACGGACGGTCAGAAACTGTCGTACGACCCTGACAAGGCGAGCCAACTCCTCGACCAGGCGGGCTACAAGAAAAACGCGGACGGCAAGCGGGTCGGCAAGGACGGCAAGCCGATCAACTACCGCATTCTGTGTCACGCAACCGACCCCCAGGACAAGGCAGTCGGCAAGTACCTCCAGGAGTGGTGGGGCGAGCTCGGTATCGGCGTCACCCTCAACTGCCTGGACAACGTGACCGATCCATGGCTTGCCGGTGAGTACGACCTCGCCTTCGACGGCTGGTCCGTCAACCCCGACCCCGACTTCGTCCTGTCCATCCACACCTGCGCCGCGCTCCCGGCGACTCCCAAGGACACCGGCGCGACGGACAACTTCATCTGCGACAAGCGGTACGACGAGCTGTACGGGAAGCAGCTCGCCGAGTACGACGCGGCCAAGCGGGCGGACCTCGTCAAGCAGTTGCAGTCGCGGCTGTACGACACCGGGTACATGAATGTCATGGCGTATCCGAACGCGGTCGAGGCCTATCGCACCGACCAGATCGAGTCGATCATGACGATGCCTCGGGACGCGGGGAACATCTACGGCCAGGACGGCTACTGGAGTTGGTGGTCGGCGACTCCGGCCGCCGTCGACGAAGCCTCCGCGGAGTCGAGCTCCGCAGGCGTCGTCATCGGCATCGTCGCGGGGGTCGTGGTCCTGGCGGGCGTCGGTTCGTTCTTCGGGATGCGCCGCCGCGCGACCGCCGAAGACCGCGAATAGCCACCGCGCCACCGTGCCGCCGCGCCACCGCTGAGCGCACCCGAGTGCCCCCCTCCACCGAGTGAGCCGAGTGAGAGTCCATGACCCTATGACCGCTGAAGCGACACCCTCGCTGGTCGAGAAGGCCGGGAAGACCGACGGCCCCGTCGAGGCCGGGCCGTCGGTCCGCGGACCACGAGCGCGCACCAGAGCCGCGTATCTGCGGTATGTGGCAGGCAAGGTGGGCGGCGCGGCCGTCTCGCTGCTCGCCGTCCTCGTCACCAGCTTCTTCCTCTTTCGGCTGATCCCCGGCGACCCGGTGAAGTACATGACGGGCGGGCGCCAGGTGTCGGCCGAGCAACTCGCCGCGTACCGACGGGAGTTCGGGCTCGATCTGCCGCTGTGGCAGCAGTTCACGAAGTACTGCGGCAAGGCGCTCACCGGCGATCTCGGCACCTCGTACCAGTTCAACGCACCGGTCATCAACAAGATCAGCGAGGCGCTGCCGAACACGCTCCTGCTGACCGGCACGGCATTCGTCCTCTACACGGCGCTCGGCGTCTTCCTCGGTACGCGTGCCGCCTGGCGCCACGGCGGGCTCGGCGACCGGCTCAACACCGGTCTGGCACTGACCCTTTACTCGATTCCGTCGTTCTGGCTGGGTCTGCTGCTCATCATCGTCTTCTCGGTGGGCATCGGCCCGATTCCCGGTCTCTTCCCGACCGGCGGTATGGAGTCGGGCGGCGAGGAGGGCTTCGCGTACGTCCTCGACGTCGCCCACCATCTGATCCTCCCCGTCATCACGCTGGTCGCGGTGGAGTACGGGCAGACCCTGCTCGTCACGCGGTCCGCGCTGCTGGACGAGATGGGCAGCGACTACCTGACGACCGCGCGGGCCAAGGGACTTCGGGACGATCTCGTACGCCGTCGCCATGCCGTGCCGAACGCGATGCTGCCGACCGTGACGCTGATCTTCGTCAATCTCGGGCGGACCGTCGCGGGGGTGATTCTCGTCGAGACGGTCTTCTCCTGGCCGGGCCTCGGCGGGCTCTTCTACCAGGCGCTGAGCGTGCCCGATCTTCCCCTGGTCCAGGGGCTGTTCTTCATCTTCGCGGCGGCGGTGATCGTGATGAACACGCTGGCCGACCTGATCTATCCGCTGCTCGACCCCCGGGTAGGCCGATGACGACCGAAGCAACTCCCCCGCCTCAGGCTGCGAAGGCGAGTCCGCGCGCACTCGCCCGGCAGCGCCGCCGTCACTCGGCGGCCCGCTTCTGGAAGCAGTACCGCACGCACCGCGCCGGTCTGTTCGGCCTCGCCGCCCTCGTGCTCTTCGCGCTGATCGCGCTGACCGCGCCGCTGACCATCGGCTCCGACGTGCAGAGCGTGACGGACGCGCCGGGCGGGCCGCTGGAGAGCCCGAGTGCCGAATTCCCGCTGGGCACGGACCAGTTCGGGCGCAGTCTGCTCGGTCTCGTGGTGTGGGGCTCGCGGGTCTCGCTGCTCGTGGGGCTGCTCGCGGCGGTGCTTTCGGTGGCGATCGGGGCGCTGATCGGGATCACCGCCGGGCACTTCCGGGGCTGGTACGCGACCGTGCTGATGCGGATCACGGACTGGTTCCTGGTCATGCCGACGCTGGTGCTCGCGATCGCACTCGCCACCGTGATGTCCCGCTCGCTCAGCACGATCATCCTGGCGATCGGCGTCACGACCTGGCCGACCACGGCCCGCCTGGTCCGCGCCCAGACCCTCGCCGTGGAGTCGCGGCCGTACATCGAACGCGCCAAGGCGCTCGGCGGCGGCCACTGGCACATCATGTCCCGCCATGTCCTCCCGAACGTCATGCCGCTGGTGCTGGCCCAGACCACGCTGATCATCTCCTCCGCGATCCTCGCCGAGGCGACGCTGGCGTTCCTCGGGCTCGGCGATCCGACGGTGGTCTCCTGGGGCGGGCTGCTCCAGGACGCGCGGGAGGCGGGCGCGGTCAGTTCCGGGAAGTGGTGGTACCTCGTCCCGCCCGGTATCGCGATCGCCGTCGTCGCGCTCGCGTTCACGCTGTGCGGGCGTGCGGTCGAGTCCGTTCTCAACCCCAGGCTGGGGGTGGCCCGTTGAGGCTCCTGGAGGTACGCGACCTCGAAGTGACGTACGCGGGTGGGGCCGCCGCCGTGCGCGGGGTGAACCTCACCGTCGACGCGGGCCAGAAGCTGGGCCTGGCGGGTGAGTCGGGCTGCGGCAAGTCAACGCTGGCGCTCGCGCTGCTGCGGCTGTTGCCGTCCGGGACGCGGGTGTCCGGGGAGATTCTCCTGGACGGCGAGGATGTGCTGGGCATGCGGTGGGGGCGGGTACGGGCGGTCCGGTGGGCCGGTGCCTCGATCGTGTTCCAGGGCGCGATGCACTCGCTCAACGCCGTGCACCGCGTCGGCGACCAGATCGCCGAGCCGATCCTGCTGCACAGGAAGGCGACGCCTGCGGGCGCCCGCAAGAAGGCCGGTGAACTCCTGGAGCACGTGGGCCTTCCGGCGGCACGCGCGTCCGCGTACCCGCACGAGTTGTCGGGCGGCCAGCGGCAGCGCGTCATGATCGCCATGGCGCTGGCCTGCGCCCCTCGCCTGATCATCGCCGACGAGCCGACCACGGCCCTCGACGTGATGATCCAGGCGCAGATCCTCCGCCTGATCGAACAGCTCGTCGCCGACCAGGACTTGGGTCTGATCATGATCAGCCACGACCTCGCGGTCCTGTCCGACACCTGCGACCGGCTCGCGGTGATGTACGCGGGGCGGGTGGTCGAGGAAGGCCCGGCGCGGTCGGTCTACGAGCAGGCCCGCCACCCGTACGCCCGGGCTCTGTCCGCGGCGTTCCCCCGGATCGGCGACCCGACCTCGCGCTTCGCGCCGCGCGGGTTGCCGGGCGACCCTCCGGATCCGGCCGCTCTGCCCTCGGGCTGCACGTTCCATCCGCGCTGCTCGGTGGCTCTGGACGGGTGCGCGACGGAGGACCAGCCGCTGCGCGACGCGGGGCCGGCGCGCAGGGCGGCGTGCGTACACGTGGGGGTGTCGGGGTCGGCCGGGCCAGACGGATGTGCCGACGCGACGTCGGCCGGAGTCGGAGTCGAGGTCGGGCTCAGGATCGGGGTCGAGACCAAGGCCGAGGCCAGGGCCGAGACCGAGGCAGGCAGCGCATCCGCCGCCGACGAAGCCGTCGGAAAACCCGCAAGCGAAGCCGTAGGAGATGCAATCGGAGGCCCCGCCGGAGATGCCGTCGGAGACGCCACCGGAGAAGCGAGGAGCAGTACGCCATGACGAGCACCACTCCTCCCCCGCCCTCCGGGACGGCGCCCCTCCTCAGCGCCGAAGGTCTGCACGTCACTTTCCCTGGTCGCCACGGAGCAGCCCAGGCCCGCGCCGTCGACGGCGTCGACCTCGACATCCGGCCCGGTGAAATCGTCGGGCTGGTCGGGGAGTCGGGCTGCGGCAAGACGACGCTGGCGCGCTCGTTGCTGGGGCTCGTCCGGCCGACCGCGGGCCGTATCGCCTTCGGGGGCAAGCCCCTCGGCTACTCCTCGCGAGCCCTCAAGGCGTACCGCAGACGCGTTCAGCTGGTGCTGCAGGATCCGAGCGGCTCGCTCAATCCGCGGCACACGGTGTACGACGCGGTGGCGGAGGGCCTGCGTATCCACGGGTACGCGGGTGATGAGCGGGCGGCGGTCGCCGAAGCCCTCTCCCGGGCCGGGCTGCGTCCTCCCGAGCGCTTCTTCCTCCGCTACCCGCACGAACTGTCCGGCGGCCAGCGGCAGCGCGTCGTCATCGCGGGCGCCCTCGTCCTGGAGCCCGAACTCATCGTCGCCGACGAGCCGGTGGCCTCCCTCGACGCCTCCGTACGCGGCGAGATCCTGGCCCTCCTGCTGCACCTGCGCACCGAACTCGGCCTGTCCGCCCTCGTGGTGACGCACGACCTCGGCCTCGCGTGGAACATCGCCGACCGGGTCGCGGTGATGTACCTGGGCCGGATCGTGGAGACGGGACCCGTGGAGCAGGTACTCACGGAACCCCAACACCCTTACACCCAGGCCCTGTTGTCCGTCCTGCCGGAGTCCCCCGGCGATCCGGTGGTCCTCACGGGCGAGCCCCCGGACCCCTCCCGCATCCCCTCCGGCTGCCGCTTCCACGCCCGCTGCCAGATCCTCGCAAGCGGCGAGGCCGACCGCGCCTCGGTCGCGGACGCCTGCCGCGAACAGGACCTGCCGGTACTGGCCGGAGGCGGTCAGATCCAGGTGGCCTGCCACTGGGCACAGGTCGTCCGGCCCTTGAGCGTGGAACACGTGCAGCAGTAGCCGGCTTTGTCGATGCGTCGCTGGGGGCGCCCGGTGCCGTCAGCAGCACCGGGCGCCCCCAGCCACGTACAGCAACCGCCTACTCCCCCTCGTACGCCTCCACCAGCTCCCGGCAGCGCTTCACGTCCTGCGCCATCGTCTCCAGCAGGCCCTCGAGGGAGTCGAACTTGGCCTGTCCGCGGACGAAGGCCAGGAAGTCGACCGCGACATGCAGGCCGTACAGGTCGAGTCCGACGCGGTCGATGGCGTACGCCTCGACGGTCCGCTCCGTGCCCTCGAACTGCGGGTTCGTGCCGACGGAGATCGCGGCGGGCATGGCCTCGCCCTGGGTGTGCAGCCAGCCGGCGTAGACGCCGTCGGCGGGGATCGCAGTGTGCGGGAGCGTCTCGACGTTGGCGGTGGGGAAGCCCAGTTCACGGCCGCGCTGGGCGCCGCGCACGACGACGCCCTCGACGCGGTGCGGGCGGCCGAGGATCTCGCGCGCGCCCTCGACATCGCCCTCGGCGACGAGCCGCCGGGTGAGCGTGGAGGAAAACGGTTCGCCGCCGCCGGCCGATCCGGTCACGTACAGGTCGACGACCTCGACTTCGAAGTCGTACGTCTTGCCCTGCTCGGCGAGGAACGCCACGTTCCCGGCGGCCTTGTGGCCGAAGCGGAAGTTCGGGCCCTCGACGACGGCCTTGGCGTGCAGCTTGTCGACGAGGACCTTGACGACGAAGTCGGCGGGCGAGAGCTTCGAGAACTCGGTGGTGAAGGGGAGAATGAGCACGGCGTCGACACCCAGCTCAGCCATCAGTTCGGCGCGGCGGTGGTGCGGGGCGAGCAGCGGCGGATGGCTGCCGGGGCGCACGACCTCGCTCGGGTGCGGGTCGAACGTCACGACCACGGACGGAACGCCCAGCTCGCGCGCCCGGTCCACGGCATGCCGGATGATCAGCTGGTGTCCGCGGTGGACGCCGTCGTACGAGCCGATGGTGACGACGCTGCGCCCCCAGTCCTGGGGGATGTCCTCCAAGCCACGCCAGCGCTGCACTGTGACCGCTCCTCGTCGAAACCGCTTCCGTATTGGCTGCGTACCGATCGCCTCATACGCAGGTCTCTCATACGCAGGTCCAAGAGTGCCATGCCGCACCCGCTCGCCCAGCATCGGCATGGGGCCTGTGACGGTCCGCACCCACCGGTCAGCCCCGATCAGCACAGGTCAGCCCCGGGTCAGCACTGGTCAGCCGAAGACGGCCAGGCTCTTGGCCTTGCCCTTCTGCTCCTCCACCAGCGCGAGGAACCGCCCCTCAGGATCGAACACCCCGACGGCGCCGGCTCCCGCGTACACGTCGGGAATGTCGAGGCGCACCCCGTTCGTCAGCAGTCGCGCCCTCTTCGCGTCCACGTCCCAGCGCGGGAACGCGGCTGCGGCCGCCTCCGCCAGCGGCATCACGGTCAGCTCCTCCTGGAGCTGGTCAAGCGTGCGCGCGGAGTCGAGCTTGTAGGGGCCGACACGGGTGCGGCGCAGGGCCGTCAGATGGCCGCCGACGCCCAGACCGGCGCCGAGATCGCGGGCCAGCGCGCGGATGTACGTCCCCGAGGAGCAGACCACCGAGACGACCAGGTCCAGTACGGGCGTACCGTCCTCGGCGACGGCGCCCCGGACGTCGTACACGGAGAACGAGGAGACCGTGACCGGCCGGGCCGGGATCTCGAAGTCCTCGCCCTCGCGGGCCCGCTTGTACGAGCGCACCCCGTCGATCTTGATGGCACTGACCTTGGACGGC carries:
- a CDS encoding ABC transporter substrate-binding protein — its product is MDTYAPYDRTKRTPRRSALRLHPCRLLAAAATAALTFTAGLTTPLNPAPQRAQAADDDGKDVLTVAVAQSVDSLSPFLATRLVSTSIHRLMYEYLTNYDPKDNHAIPGLATKWEPSADKLTWTYTIRDNSKWSDGKQATAEDAAWTFNKMMTDDGAATANGSFVANFREVTAPSPTKLVIELKKPQATMAALDVPIVPKHVWENVGDFSKFNNDRTYPIVGNGPFVVTDYAADSYVRLKANTSFWRGAPKFDELVFRYYKDQDAAVAALRKGEVSFVAGAPALTPAQAASLDGEENIKVNDAPGRRFYALATNPGARAKNGEKFGDGHESLLDQKVRQALFMAVDRKTIIDKVFQGYAVEGEGYVPPRFSTYHWKPTDGQKLSYDPDKASQLLDQAGYKKNADGKRVGKDGKPINYRILCHATDPQDKAVGKYLQEWWGELGIGVTLNCLDNVTDPWLAGEYDLAFDGWSVNPDPDFVLSIHTCAALPATPKDTGATDNFICDKRYDELYGKQLAEYDAAKRADLVKQLQSRLYDTGYMNVMAYPNAVEAYRTDQIESIMTMPRDAGNIYGQDGYWSWWSATPAAVDEASAESSSAGVVIGIVAGVVVLAGVGSFFGMRRRATAEDRE
- a CDS encoding ABC transporter permease, whose product is MTAEATPSLVEKAGKTDGPVEAGPSVRGPRARTRAAYLRYVAGKVGGAAVSLLAVLVTSFFLFRLIPGDPVKYMTGGRQVSAEQLAAYRREFGLDLPLWQQFTKYCGKALTGDLGTSYQFNAPVINKISEALPNTLLLTGTAFVLYTALGVFLGTRAAWRHGGLGDRLNTGLALTLYSIPSFWLGLLLIIVFSVGIGPIPGLFPTGGMESGGEEGFAYVLDVAHHLILPVITLVAVEYGQTLLVTRSALLDEMGSDYLTTARAKGLRDDLVRRRHAVPNAMLPTVTLIFVNLGRTVAGVILVETVFSWPGLGGLFYQALSVPDLPLVQGLFFIFAAAVIVMNTLADLIYPLLDPRVGR
- a CDS encoding ABC transporter permease, producing the protein MTTEATPPPQAAKASPRALARQRRRHSAARFWKQYRTHRAGLFGLAALVLFALIALTAPLTIGSDVQSVTDAPGGPLESPSAEFPLGTDQFGRSLLGLVVWGSRVSLLVGLLAAVLSVAIGALIGITAGHFRGWYATVLMRITDWFLVMPTLVLAIALATVMSRSLSTIILAIGVTTWPTTARLVRAQTLAVESRPYIERAKALGGGHWHIMSRHVLPNVMPLVLAQTTLIISSAILAEATLAFLGLGDPTVVSWGGLLQDAREAGAVSSGKWWYLVPPGIAIAVVALAFTLCGRAVESVLNPRLGVAR
- a CDS encoding ABC transporter ATP-binding protein, with the protein product MRLLEVRDLEVTYAGGAAAVRGVNLTVDAGQKLGLAGESGCGKSTLALALLRLLPSGTRVSGEILLDGEDVLGMRWGRVRAVRWAGASIVFQGAMHSLNAVHRVGDQIAEPILLHRKATPAGARKKAGELLEHVGLPAARASAYPHELSGGQRQRVMIAMALACAPRLIIADEPTTALDVMIQAQILRLIEQLVADQDLGLIMISHDLAVLSDTCDRLAVMYAGRVVEEGPARSVYEQARHPYARALSAAFPRIGDPTSRFAPRGLPGDPPDPAALPSGCTFHPRCSVALDGCATEDQPLRDAGPARRAACVHVGVSGSAGPDGCADATSAGVGVEVGLRIGVETKAEARAETEAGSASAADEAVGKPASEAVGDAIGGPAGDAVGDATGEARSSTP
- a CDS encoding ABC transporter ATP-binding protein — encoded protein: MTSTTPPPPSGTAPLLSAEGLHVTFPGRHGAAQARAVDGVDLDIRPGEIVGLVGESGCGKTTLARSLLGLVRPTAGRIAFGGKPLGYSSRALKAYRRRVQLVLQDPSGSLNPRHTVYDAVAEGLRIHGYAGDERAAVAEALSRAGLRPPERFFLRYPHELSGGQRQRVVIAGALVLEPELIVADEPVASLDASVRGEILALLLHLRTELGLSALVVTHDLGLAWNIADRVAVMYLGRIVETGPVEQVLTEPQHPYTQALLSVLPESPGDPVVLTGEPPDPSRIPSGCRFHARCQILASGEADRASVADACREQDLPVLAGGGQIQVACHWAQVVRPLSVEHVQQ
- a CDS encoding bifunctional riboflavin kinase/FAD synthetase, which translates into the protein MQRWRGLEDIPQDWGRSVVTIGSYDGVHRGHQLIIRHAVDRARELGVPSVVVTFDPHPSEVVRPGSHPPLLAPHHRRAELMAELGVDAVLILPFTTEFSKLSPADFVVKVLVDKLHAKAVVEGPNFRFGHKAAGNVAFLAEQGKTYDFEVEVVDLYVTGSAGGGEPFSSTLTRRLVAEGDVEGAREILGRPHRVEGVVVRGAQRGRELGFPTANVETLPHTAIPADGVYAGWLHTQGEAMPAAISVGTNPQFEGTERTVEAYAIDRVGLDLYGLHVAVDFLAFVRGQAKFDSLEGLLETMAQDVKRCRELVEAYEGE
- the truB gene encoding tRNA pseudouridine(55) synthase TruB; this encodes MTQNNRTPDGLVIVDKPSGFTSHDVVAKMRGIAKTRRVGHAGTLDPMATGVLVLGVEKATKLLGHLALTEKEYLGTIRLGQTSVTDDAEGDITASADASGITRDAIDAGIAKLTGGIMQVPSKVSAIKIDGVRSYKRAREGEDFEIPARPVTVSSFSVYDVRGAVAEDGTPVLDLVVSVVCSSGTYIRALARDLGAGLGVGGHLTALRRTRVGPYKLDSARTLDQLQEELTVMPLAEAAAAAFPRWDVDAKRARLLTNGVRLDIPDVYAGAGAVGVFDPEGRFLALVEEQKGKAKSLAVFG